The following coding sequences lie in one Arthrobacter sp. PGP41 genomic window:
- a CDS encoding HAD family hydrolase encodes MTAPSTASTGFLDTPFGAVRGILFDIDDTLVDLEFSMTTALREVSEHLLPGLDQAGWERFGRIFTHETTHYYDRYLAGELTFNEQRLLRGRAALGHFGVELGDGEQSHQWLAAYIEKQPAYVKPFPDVMPLLDVLDQAGIPYGAVSNNVHDYQRAKLDGAGLERVRRLVGTDTLGVAKPDPAIYLEGVRLLGTAPAETLYVGDNRLLDAEGSTAAGLVGVWLNRVGEPVAEFEGNTVSSLAQLVG; translated from the coding sequence ATGACAGCTCCCAGTACTGCCTCCACCGGTTTCCTGGACACCCCGTTCGGGGCTGTGCGGGGCATCCTGTTCGACATCGACGACACGCTGGTGGACCTTGAGTTCTCGATGACCACCGCACTGCGGGAAGTCAGCGAACACCTATTGCCCGGACTGGACCAGGCAGGGTGGGAACGCTTCGGCCGCATCTTTACGCACGAAACCACCCACTATTACGACCGTTACCTGGCCGGTGAGCTCACGTTCAATGAGCAGCGGCTGCTTCGCGGACGCGCCGCCCTGGGCCACTTCGGGGTCGAGCTGGGCGACGGCGAACAGTCCCACCAGTGGCTGGCGGCCTACATTGAAAAACAGCCGGCCTATGTAAAGCCGTTCCCTGATGTCATGCCGCTGCTGGATGTCCTGGACCAGGCCGGCATCCCTTACGGGGCGGTCAGCAATAACGTGCATGATTACCAGCGCGCCAAGCTGGACGGGGCCGGACTGGAGCGCGTCCGGCGGCTGGTGGGGACGGATACGCTGGGCGTGGCCAAACCCGACCCCGCCATCTACCTGGAAGGGGTCCGGCTGCTGGGCACCGCACCGGCCGAAACGCTCTATGTGGGCGACAACCGGCTGCTGGACGCGGAGGGTTCGACGGCGGCGGGGCTGGTTGGCGTTTGGCTCAACAGGGTAGGGGAGCCGGTGGCGGAGTTTGAAGGCAACACCGTGTCCTCGCTGGCGCAGCTGGTCGGCTAG
- the gltX gene encoding glutamate--tRNA ligase, which produces MTTASASTAASLPSVSADTPVRVRFCPSPTGTPHVGLIRTALFNWAHAKHTKGTFVFRIEDTDAARDSEESYQQLLEALKWLGITWEEGVEVGGPHEPYRQSQRLDLYKDVVAKLIEAGYAYECYSSPEEVEARHRAAGRDPKLGYDNFDRELTEEQVAAFRSEGRQPVLRVRMPDEDVTFTDLVRGEITFKAGSIPDYVIVRADGSPLYTLVNPVDDALMGITHVLRGEDLLSSTPRQVVLIRALMELGVAGYMPEFGHLPYVMGEGNKKLSKRDPQSNLFLLRDRGFIPEGLLNYLSLLGWSLSADEDIFTVDQLIENFDVHDVLANPARFDIKKAEAINGTHIRMLAPEDFRERLVPYLRTAGYVGEQLTARQEEILAEAAPLIQERITLLGEAPDMLGFLFKDDAAIDVADDARKGLPENLGEVLDAAIGALDGVQEWTAEEIQAALKRALVEELGLKPRLAFGPVRTAVSGRRISPPLFESMVILGRESSLRRLRAFRG; this is translated from the coding sequence ATGACTACTGCTTCTGCGTCGACTGCTGCCTCCCTGCCCTCCGTATCTGCCGACACTCCCGTGCGGGTCCGGTTCTGCCCGTCGCCCACGGGCACCCCGCACGTGGGGCTGATCCGCACGGCACTGTTCAACTGGGCCCATGCCAAGCACACCAAGGGCACCTTCGTCTTCCGCATCGAGGACACGGACGCTGCACGCGACTCGGAGGAGAGCTACCAGCAGCTGCTGGAAGCGTTGAAGTGGCTCGGCATCACGTGGGAAGAGGGCGTGGAGGTGGGCGGGCCCCACGAGCCGTACCGGCAGTCCCAGCGGCTGGACCTCTACAAGGATGTGGTGGCCAAGCTGATCGAGGCCGGCTATGCCTATGAGTGCTACTCGTCCCCCGAGGAGGTCGAGGCGCGCCATCGCGCAGCGGGCCGTGACCCCAAGCTTGGCTACGACAACTTCGACCGCGAGCTGACCGAGGAACAGGTGGCCGCGTTCAGGTCCGAAGGCCGCCAGCCCGTGCTCCGGGTCCGCATGCCCGATGAGGACGTCACGTTCACCGACCTGGTCCGCGGCGAGATCACCTTCAAGGCCGGCAGCATCCCGGATTACGTCATCGTGCGCGCGGACGGGTCCCCCCTGTACACCCTGGTGAACCCGGTTGACGACGCACTGATGGGCATTACCCACGTGCTGCGCGGCGAGGACCTGCTCTCCTCCACGCCGCGGCAGGTTGTCCTCATCCGCGCCCTGATGGAGCTCGGCGTGGCCGGCTACATGCCGGAGTTCGGGCACCTGCCGTACGTGATGGGCGAAGGCAACAAGAAGCTGTCCAAGCGCGATCCGCAGTCCAACCTCTTCCTGCTGCGCGACCGCGGCTTCATTCCCGAGGGCCTCCTGAACTACCTTTCCCTGCTGGGCTGGAGCCTGTCCGCGGACGAGGACATCTTCACCGTGGACCAGCTGATCGAAAACTTCGATGTCCACGATGTTTTGGCCAACCCTGCGCGCTTTGACATCAAGAAGGCCGAAGCCATCAACGGCACCCACATCCGGATGCTCGCTCCGGAGGACTTCCGCGAGCGGCTGGTGCCGTACCTGCGCACGGCAGGCTACGTGGGGGAGCAGCTTACGGCACGGCAGGAGGAAATCCTGGCCGAGGCCGCGCCGCTGATCCAGGAGCGCATCACGCTGCTCGGTGAGGCCCCTGACATGCTCGGGTTCCTGTTCAAGGATGACGCCGCCATCGATGTAGCGGACGACGCCCGGAAGGGTCTTCCCGAGAACCTTGGGGAGGTCCTCGATGCGGCGATCGGCGCCCTGGACGGTGTGCAGGAGTGGACGGCGGAAGAAATCCAGGCTGCCCTGAAGCGGGCCCTTGTTGAAGAGCTGGGCCTCAAGCCCCGCCTCGCCTTCGGACCGGTTCGCACGGCTGTTTCCGGCCGCCGCATCTCGCCGCCGCTGTTCGAGTCCATGGTGATCCTTGGCCGGGAATCCTCCCTCCGCAGGCTCCGGGCCTTCCGCGGCTGA
- a CDS encoding fumarylacetoacetate hydrolase family protein, whose product MRIARFVVDSDPLYGVVEGDTGSEEITVIHGDPFFNGVERTSVRHKLEDVRLLAPIIPRSKVIGVGRNFVEHAQELGNEVPAQPLLFLKPNTAVVGPNDPVVLPEFSEEVSFEAELCVVIGRICKDVPEERVDDVIFGYTCGNDLTARDVQKTDLQWTRAKGFDTSAPLGPWIETDLDTEDLQIQGRLNGELRQDGSTSQMIRGVRELVSVVSQAFTLLPGDVIMTGTPAGVGLVTAGDRFEVEIEGIGRLSNPIVRR is encoded by the coding sequence ATGCGTATTGCCAGGTTTGTCGTTGATTCTGATCCCCTCTACGGCGTCGTCGAAGGTGACACCGGCAGTGAGGAGATCACTGTCATTCACGGAGACCCGTTCTTCAACGGGGTGGAGCGCACCTCCGTCCGCCACAAGCTGGAGGATGTCCGGCTGCTGGCCCCGATTATTCCCCGCAGCAAGGTCATCGGAGTGGGCCGCAACTTCGTGGAGCACGCGCAGGAACTCGGCAACGAAGTCCCGGCCCAGCCGCTCCTGTTCCTGAAGCCCAACACCGCCGTGGTTGGCCCCAACGATCCCGTGGTGCTGCCGGAGTTCTCCGAGGAAGTCTCCTTCGAGGCGGAACTGTGCGTGGTGATCGGCAGGATCTGCAAGGACGTCCCTGAGGAGCGTGTGGACGACGTCATCTTCGGTTATACGTGCGGCAACGACCTCACTGCCCGGGATGTCCAGAAAACCGACCTGCAGTGGACCCGGGCCAAGGGCTTTGACACCTCGGCACCGCTTGGCCCGTGGATCGAGACCGACCTGGATACCGAGGACCTCCAGATCCAGGGCCGGCTGAACGGGGAGCTGCGCCAGGACGGCAGCACCAGCCAGATGATCAGGGGAGTCCGCGAACTGGTCTCCGTTGTGTCCCAGGCTTTCACCCTCCTTCCGGGCGACGTCATCATGACCGGCACGCCCGCCGGCGTGGGACTCGTCACCGCGGGGGACCGCTTCGAGGTGGAGATCGAGGGCATCGGCCGCCTGTCCAACCCCATCGTGCGCCGCTGA
- a CDS encoding MBL fold metallo-hydrolase yields MTSAFGPALQRSSALTQFILAPNPGPMSLDGTNSYMLRAPGCPGAVVVDPGPPDEAHLQALAAAGPVDLILVTHRHADHTAGSARLHGLTGAPVRAADAVHCHGSGTPLQDGEVLSAAGMEIRVVATPGHTTDSMCFHLPGDGSRGSVLTGDTILGRGTTMLDYPDGTLADYLASLDRLEALGPATVLPAHGPVLPSLVEIVRAYRSHRLERLEQVRAALDTLGRDATAGDVAGVVYSDVDPSVRRAAETSVAAQLHYLRGTAAQT; encoded by the coding sequence GTGACTTCAGCTTTCGGCCCTGCACTGCAGCGCAGTTCGGCCCTGACGCAGTTCATCCTGGCGCCCAATCCAGGGCCGATGAGCCTGGACGGGACCAACTCCTACATGCTGCGGGCACCCGGCTGCCCCGGCGCCGTGGTGGTGGATCCCGGTCCGCCCGATGAGGCCCACCTGCAGGCCCTGGCCGCTGCCGGCCCCGTGGACCTCATCCTCGTCACCCACCGCCACGCGGACCATACAGCAGGTTCCGCCCGGCTCCATGGGTTGACCGGCGCCCCCGTGCGTGCAGCCGACGCCGTCCACTGCCACGGCAGCGGCACCCCTTTGCAGGATGGCGAAGTCCTTTCCGCCGCTGGCATGGAAATCCGGGTGGTGGCCACGCCCGGCCACACTACCGATTCCATGTGCTTCCACCTCCCTGGCGACGGTTCCCGCGGCTCAGTCCTGACCGGGGACACCATCCTGGGCCGCGGCACCACCATGCTCGACTACCCTGACGGGACCCTCGCGGACTACCTTGCCTCCCTCGACCGGCTGGAAGCGCTTGGCCCCGCCACAGTGCTTCCGGCCCATGGCCCCGTCCTTCCTTCGCTGGTGGAAATTGTGCGCGCCTACCGCAGCCACCGGCTCGAGCGGCTTGAACAGGTCCGCGCTGCGCTGGACACCCTGGGCCGGGACGCTACAGCCGGTGACGTGGCCGGCGTCGTGTATTCCGACGTCGACCCTTCCGTGCGGCGGGCCGCTGAAACGTCCGTTGCCGCCCAGCTCCACTATCTCCGGGGCACTGCGGCCCAGACGTAG
- a CDS encoding branched-chain amino acid aminotransferase, whose product MTQTAHGVEFSQQLSANPKSAEERAAILANPGFGNYFTDHTAVVDYSVDENGHGGWHNARIEAYGPIVLDPSAAVLHYGQEIFEGLKAYRHADGSIWSFRPEANAARLNKSARRLALPELPAEYFLGAIRGLVAADREWVPSGDGEALYLRPFMIATEAFLGVRAAREVSFRVIASPAGNYFGGELKPVSIWISREYARAGRGGTGDAKCGGNYAASLIAQQEAEANGCKQVLFLDHFNDNAVEELGGMNVFFVMKDGSLATPALTGTILEGITRMSVIQVAKDMGREVAERKITLDEWRDGVASGEIAEVFACGTAAVITPIGVLKDATEFIGSEDAKAGETTMAIREQLLGIQTGTVPDTHGWLTRLA is encoded by the coding sequence ATGACTCAGACCGCCCATGGCGTCGAATTCAGCCAGCAGCTTTCGGCCAACCCGAAGTCTGCTGAAGAGCGTGCAGCCATCCTGGCAAACCCGGGGTTCGGCAATTACTTCACCGACCACACCGCCGTAGTGGACTACAGCGTGGACGAGAACGGCCACGGCGGCTGGCACAACGCCCGGATCGAAGCCTATGGACCCATCGTCCTTGACCCGTCGGCCGCCGTGCTGCACTACGGCCAGGAGATTTTCGAAGGGCTGAAGGCCTACCGCCACGCGGACGGCTCCATCTGGTCCTTCCGCCCGGAGGCAAACGCGGCCCGCCTGAACAAGTCCGCCCGCAGGCTCGCACTGCCTGAGCTGCCGGCCGAATACTTCCTGGGCGCGATCCGCGGGCTCGTTGCCGCGGACCGGGAATGGGTTCCCAGCGGCGACGGCGAAGCCCTGTACCTGAGGCCGTTCATGATCGCCACCGAGGCCTTCCTGGGTGTGCGCGCTGCGCGCGAAGTTTCCTTCCGGGTGATCGCCTCACCGGCCGGCAACTACTTCGGCGGCGAGCTGAAGCCAGTGTCCATCTGGATCTCGCGTGAATATGCCCGCGCCGGCCGCGGCGGAACCGGCGATGCCAAATGCGGCGGCAACTATGCCGCGTCGCTGATTGCCCAGCAGGAAGCTGAAGCCAACGGCTGCAAGCAGGTCCTCTTCCTCGACCACTTCAACGACAACGCCGTCGAGGAACTGGGCGGCATGAACGTGTTCTTCGTGATGAAGGACGGCTCACTGGCCACCCCGGCGCTGACCGGCACCATCCTGGAAGGCATCACCAGGATGTCCGTCATCCAGGTGGCCAAGGACATGGGCCGCGAAGTCGCTGAGCGCAAGATCACACTGGATGAATGGCGCGACGGCGTTGCCTCCGGGGAGATTGCCGAGGTCTTCGCTTGCGGCACGGCAGCCGTGATCACGCCGATCGGGGTCCTCAAGGATGCCACTGAGTTCATCGGCTCCGAGGACGCCAAGGCGGGGGAGACCACCATGGCCATCCGCGAGCAGCTGCTCGGCATCCAGACCGGAACTGTTCCGGACACCCACGGCTGGCTCACCCGACTGGCGTAG
- a CDS encoding 3-isopropylmalate dehydrogenase, with amino-acid sequence MSASSIDLAVIPGDGIGPEVIAEALKVLEKAVAAEGVELKQTHYKLGAEHWLATGETLPDEVLADLRTRDAILFGAVGAAPGDTRIPSGIIERELLLKLRFSLDHYVNLRPSRLYGTVGSPLANPGTIDFIVVREGTEGPYVGNGGTLRAGTPHEVATEVSLNTAHGVERVVRDAFRRASARERKHVTLVHKHNVLVFAGHLWKRTVEAVAQEFPEVTHDYLHVDAATIFMVTDPSRFDVIVTDNLFGDIITDLAAAVTGGIGLAASGNINMDRTAPSMFEPVHGSAPDIAGQQKADPTAAILSAALLLDHLGYNDASRRIEAAVVADVEKRDGGSRTTSAVGDAIAAGL; translated from the coding sequence ATGAGCGCATCCTCCATTGATCTTGCAGTGATTCCCGGCGACGGCATTGGCCCCGAGGTGATTGCCGAGGCCCTTAAGGTCCTCGAAAAGGCCGTGGCAGCGGAGGGCGTGGAGCTCAAGCAGACCCACTACAAGCTCGGTGCAGAGCACTGGCTGGCCACCGGGGAGACCCTGCCGGACGAGGTCCTGGCGGACCTCCGGACCCGGGATGCCATCCTGTTCGGCGCGGTGGGCGCCGCCCCGGGAGATACCCGCATTCCCTCCGGCATCATTGAACGCGAGCTGCTGCTCAAGCTGCGTTTCAGCCTGGACCACTACGTCAACCTGCGGCCATCCCGGCTCTATGGAACGGTGGGCAGCCCGCTGGCCAACCCGGGCACCATCGACTTCATTGTGGTCCGCGAGGGCACCGAAGGCCCCTATGTGGGCAACGGCGGCACCCTGAGGGCAGGCACTCCCCATGAAGTGGCCACCGAGGTTTCACTGAACACGGCCCATGGCGTGGAGCGGGTTGTCCGGGACGCTTTCCGCCGGGCCAGCGCCAGGGAGCGCAAGCACGTCACGCTGGTCCACAAGCACAACGTCCTGGTCTTCGCGGGGCATCTGTGGAAGCGCACCGTCGAAGCCGTGGCGCAGGAGTTCCCCGAGGTCACCCACGACTACCTGCACGTGGACGCTGCCACCATCTTTATGGTCACTGACCCCTCCCGCTTTGACGTGATCGTCACCGACAACCTTTTCGGGGACATCATCACCGACCTCGCGGCGGCCGTCACGGGCGGCATCGGGCTGGCAGCTTCGGGCAACATCAACATGGACCGCACTGCGCCGTCCATGTTTGAGCCGGTGCACGGTTCCGCCCCGGACATCGCCGGGCAGCAGAAGGCCGATCCCACGGCTGCCATCCTCTCTGCTGCGCTCCTGCTGGACCACCTCGGCTACAACGACGCTTCCCGGAGGATCGAAGCGGCAGTGGTTGCCGACGTCGAGAAGCGCGACGGCGGTTCACGCACCACGAGCGCCGTGGGCGACGCCATCGCCGCGGGGCTCTGA
- a CDS encoding class F sortase, translated as MAGNDPEEVPGADATSGTTGHRDGLSTLRTVVLLALAGVVGFLAVALFPVVAGSGDRTAPAGGATAAATSAVPAQSATGTASVVPAPAVLPEQPSGPAGPPAAPPQRLVYPAADIDVPVYPLDPSSSDVAAETIIPPATRDGYWLTPYGMPGSGSTNTTYVVGHSWQDLEAPFNRLSSRAAAGDRLTVATSSGELEYQVDSVTTYVKSGLKDSPIWEVAPNRLVLISCYTDDLWGTNVVVSASPVPD; from the coding sequence ATGGCAGGAAATGACCCGGAGGAAGTACCTGGCGCGGACGCAACATCCGGCACAACCGGACACCGCGACGGGCTCTCAACACTGAGGACAGTTGTCCTGCTGGCCTTGGCAGGAGTGGTGGGCTTCCTTGCCGTAGCCCTTTTCCCCGTCGTTGCAGGGTCCGGCGATCGGACAGCGCCGGCCGGCGGCGCGACAGCGGCGGCAACGTCCGCCGTCCCGGCACAGTCCGCGACGGGCACCGCGTCGGTCGTCCCTGCTCCGGCCGTCCTCCCGGAACAGCCCTCGGGCCCGGCCGGGCCACCGGCTGCTCCTCCGCAGCGGCTGGTCTATCCCGCGGCTGACATCGACGTTCCTGTTTATCCGCTCGACCCGAGCAGTTCGGACGTGGCCGCGGAAACCATAATCCCGCCGGCCACCAGGGACGGATACTGGCTGACCCCCTACGGAATGCCGGGCTCGGGCTCCACCAACACCACCTACGTTGTGGGCCATAGCTGGCAGGACCTTGAAGCGCCCTTCAACCGGCTCAGTTCAAGGGCGGCAGCGGGGGACAGGCTCACTGTTGCCACCTCCTCGGGTGAGCTGGAATACCAGGTGGACTCCGTCACCACGTATGTAAAATCGGGACTCAAGGACAGCCCAATCTGGGAGGTTGCGCCCAACAGGCTGGTCCTCATCTCGTGTTACACGGACGACCTCTGGGGCACCAACGTCGTTGTAAGTGCTTCGCCGGTCCCTGACTAA
- the metG gene encoding methionine--tRNA ligase: MTASEKTPFYITTAITYPNGVPHIGHAYEYIATDAMARFKRLDGYDVMFLTGTDEHGMKIAQTAEKEGITPKELVDRNVEAFKAAHAALGISYDRFIRTTDEDHYAASQAIWKKMEANGDIYLSKYEGWYSVRDEAFYVEDDTVVKDDGVRYSKETDTEVTWTAEESYFFRLSAYQDKLLALYEAHPEFGAPQYRFNEVISFVKRGLEDLSISRTTFDWGVPVPGNDKHVMYVWVDALTNYLTGVGYPDVESDKFRKYWPADVHIIGKDISRFHAIYWPAFLMSAGLELPKRVMIHGFLHNNGVKMSKSLGNVVAPSDFVDQYGVDQVRFFFLREVPFGADGSYNHDAIVGRMNADLANNFGNLAQRSLSMVAKNCGGRVPVPGAFTAEDNAILEQAGALLAAARAAFDKQEFSRALEAVWGVLGDTNAYFAEQAPWVLRKTDVERMNTVLYVTLEVLRIVAILAQPVMPAATATLLQTLGQPEGEAREFAAIGTPIVAGTELPAPSPVFPKYEEPAEAK, from the coding sequence GTGACTGCTTCAGAGAAAACGCCGTTCTACATCACCACGGCCATCACCTACCCCAACGGGGTGCCGCACATCGGCCACGCGTACGAGTACATTGCCACCGACGCGATGGCCCGTTTCAAGCGGCTGGACGGCTACGACGTGATGTTCCTGACCGGCACGGACGAGCATGGGATGAAGATCGCCCAGACGGCCGAGAAAGAAGGCATCACGCCCAAGGAACTGGTGGACCGGAATGTCGAGGCCTTCAAGGCGGCGCATGCCGCGCTGGGAATCTCGTACGACCGTTTCATCCGGACCACTGACGAGGACCACTACGCCGCCTCGCAGGCCATCTGGAAAAAGATGGAGGCCAACGGGGACATCTACCTGTCCAAGTACGAGGGCTGGTACTCCGTCCGGGATGAGGCGTTCTACGTTGAGGACGACACCGTGGTCAAGGACGACGGCGTGCGCTACTCCAAGGAGACGGACACCGAGGTGACCTGGACGGCGGAAGAGAGCTACTTCTTCCGGCTGTCCGCCTACCAGGACAAGCTCCTGGCGCTCTACGAAGCACATCCGGAGTTCGGTGCCCCGCAGTACCGCTTCAACGAAGTCATCAGCTTCGTCAAGCGCGGCCTCGAGGACCTGTCCATCAGCCGCACCACGTTCGACTGGGGCGTCCCGGTCCCGGGCAACGACAAGCACGTCATGTACGTCTGGGTGGATGCCCTGACGAACTACCTCACGGGCGTGGGGTATCCCGACGTCGAGTCTGACAAGTTCCGGAAGTACTGGCCCGCCGACGTGCACATCATCGGCAAGGACATCTCACGCTTCCACGCCATCTACTGGCCCGCCTTCCTCATGAGTGCCGGCCTTGAACTGCCCAAGCGCGTCATGATCCACGGATTCCTGCACAACAATGGCGTGAAGATGTCCAAGTCCCTGGGCAATGTAGTGGCTCCATCCGATTTCGTGGACCAGTACGGCGTGGACCAGGTGAGGTTCTTCTTCCTCCGCGAAGTGCCTTTCGGCGCGGACGGCAGCTACAACCACGACGCCATCGTGGGACGGATGAACGCTGACCTGGCCAACAACTTCGGCAACCTCGCCCAGCGTTCGCTGTCCATGGTCGCCAAGAACTGTGGGGGCAGGGTACCGGTTCCCGGCGCGTTCACTGCTGAGGACAACGCCATCCTCGAGCAGGCCGGCGCCCTCCTCGCCGCAGCACGGGCTGCGTTTGATAAGCAGGAATTCAGCCGCGCCCTTGAAGCGGTCTGGGGAGTCCTCGGCGACACCAACGCCTATTTCGCCGAGCAGGCGCCGTGGGTGCTGCGGAAAACCGACGTTGAGCGCATGAATACCGTGCTCTACGTGACGCTCGAGGTGCTGCGGATCGTGGCCATCCTTGCACAGCCGGTCATGCCCGCCGCAACAGCGACGCTTCTGCAAACGCTGGGCCAGCCCGAAGGAGAAGCCCGGGAGTTCGCCGCCATTGGCACCCCGATCGTTGCAGGGACGGAACTGCCGGCGCCTTCGCCGGTGTTCCCGAAGTACGAAGAGCCGGCGGAAGCCAAGTAG
- a CDS encoding ABC transporter ATP-binding protein, protein MTNPTNVQRSRRSGSAEVPLQTRANTIVKAADHATPLELNDITIRYGGGKGGAETVSVVEGFDLTLHAGEMHCVAGRSGSGKTSILTVGAGLTLPTSGRVFWEGDSLESMGDDEIADRRRALIGYVDQGGALIDGMSALENVLLPAVPDGEVDQRRDMAKDLLDLVGLGRRMRHRPAQLSGGERQRVAIARALILGTRVLVVDEPTASLDRASANRIISILKDTTSDGIAVLVASHDHELVRLSDTLTELI, encoded by the coding sequence ATGACAAACCCGACGAATGTCCAGCGGAGCCGCCGGTCCGGCTCCGCGGAGGTCCCCCTGCAGACCCGCGCCAACACCATCGTCAAGGCCGCCGACCACGCGACCCCGCTGGAACTGAACGACATCACCATCCGCTACGGCGGGGGCAAAGGCGGTGCCGAAACCGTCAGCGTGGTGGAAGGCTTCGACCTCACCCTGCACGCCGGCGAGATGCACTGCGTTGCCGGCCGCAGCGGTTCCGGCAAGACCAGCATCCTCACCGTCGGCGCCGGACTCACGCTGCCGACGTCGGGCCGCGTCTTCTGGGAAGGCGATTCCCTCGAAAGCATGGGCGACGACGAAATCGCCGACCGCCGTCGTGCCTTGATCGGTTATGTTGACCAGGGCGGTGCGCTGATTGACGGGATGAGCGCCCTCGAGAACGTGCTCCTGCCGGCTGTCCCGGACGGCGAAGTGGACCAGCGCCGCGATATGGCCAAGGACCTGCTGGACCTCGTGGGGCTGGGCCGCCGCATGCGGCACCGTCCTGCCCAGCTCTCCGGTGGCGAACGCCAGCGCGTCGCCATTGCCCGGGCGCTGATCCTGGGCACGCGCGTCCTGGTGGTGGATGAGCCCACTGCCAGCCTCGACCGTGCCTCTGCCAACCGGATCATCAGCATCCTGAAGGACACCACGTCGGACGGAATCGCCGTCCTGGTGGCCTCGCACGACCATGAACTCGTCCGGCTCAGCGATACCCTGACCGAACTCATCTAG